The following are encoded together in the Anaerolineae bacterium genome:
- a CDS encoding transaldolase has translation MKFFLDSAHVHEIEYALEMWAIDGVTTNPRHIQATGRPFLEVIREIGRLVVGTDKTISTEINPHHTRWEDMVAEAEQLAALCPNFVIKVPSTEAGFKACQVLRGEGIRVNVTVCFSAVQALQAMRMGATYVSPFIGWKEASGEETVSLIQEIVTIRDNYSFATEVLVAAVRNARQIVEAAVAGADIVTAGFAVYQEGFDHPYTHSGLARFQSFWDQTPYGEW, from the coding sequence ATGAAGTTCTTTCTGGATAGCGCCCATGTCCATGAGATCGAATACGCGCTGGAGATGTGGGCCATCGACGGCGTGACCACCAACCCGCGCCATATACAGGCCACTGGTCGCCCGTTTCTGGAGGTCATTCGCGAGATTGGTCGGCTGGTGGTGGGCACCGACAAGACGATCTCCACCGAGATCAACCCGCACCATACCCGCTGGGAAGATATGGTGGCGGAGGCGGAGCAACTCGCCGCACTATGCCCCAACTTTGTGATCAAAGTTCCGTCTACCGAAGCCGGGTTCAAAGCCTGCCAGGTCCTGCGTGGGGAGGGCATCCGCGTCAATGTGACAGTGTGTTTTTCGGCGGTGCAGGCGTTGCAGGCTATGCGCATGGGCGCGACATACGTCTCACCCTTCATTGGTTGGAAAGAAGCCAGCGGCGAGGAAACCGTGTCGCTCATTCAGGAGATTGTGACAATCCGCGACAACTATTCCTTCGCCACCGAGGTGCTGGTGGCAGCGGTGCGCAACGCGCGGCAGATCGTGGAGGCGGCGGTTGCCGGGGCGGATATTGTCACCGCCGGGTTTGCTGTGTACCAGGAGGGATTTGACCATCCTTACACGCATTCTGGCCTGGCCCGATTCCAGAGCTTCTGGGATCAGACTCCGTACGGTGAATGGTAG
- a CDS encoding aldehyde dehydrogenase family protein, translated as MDKGPHKFLIGGEWRTSDVAVDVRFPYNNEVVAQVYQASDADLEDAIQAAVRGFEVTRKLPAYRRSRILLKLLDQMEKRYDELVAALQLEGGKTLNVARGEVSRALETIRVSAEEAKRIAGEIVPIDWTEAGEGRIGLVRHLPLGPVLGIAPFNYPLNLSCHKLGPAIAAGNSFILKPASNTPLSGLLLAEMVLEAGYPPEALSVVICPGSRAERLVRDERIKFFTFTGSSEVGWYLKSVAGRKRVGLELGGNAAAIVHEDANIDYAVRRIAVGGFTNAGQNCISVQRVLIHRPIYNQTLELLLERISQLKFGDPRDPTVEVGPMIDARAAQEAYAKVQEAVAAGARIALGGRCEGAMFEPTVLVDTTPDMRVNREELFAPVITVTPYEDFEEAIRLANDTDYGLQSGLFTNNMNRIMRAFEEIQVGGLQVNDVSTFRIDQMPYGGVKGSGVGREGPRYAIEEMTEMKLMVLNLPGGLED; from the coding sequence ATGGATAAGGGACCGCACAAGTTCCTGATCGGGGGCGAATGGCGCACCAGCGATGTAGCGGTGGATGTTCGTTTCCCCTATAACAATGAAGTTGTCGCCCAGGTGTACCAGGCGAGCGACGCCGACCTGGAAGATGCGATTCAGGCGGCAGTGCGCGGTTTTGAAGTGACGCGCAAACTGCCAGCGTACCGCCGGTCGCGCATTCTGCTCAAGCTGCTCGACCAGATGGAGAAGCGGTATGATGAGCTGGTGGCAGCTCTGCAGTTGGAGGGCGGTAAGACGCTCAATGTTGCCCGCGGAGAAGTCAGCCGGGCGCTGGAAACCATCCGCGTCTCAGCGGAGGAAGCCAAGCGTATCGCCGGCGAAATTGTCCCGATTGACTGGACGGAAGCCGGCGAGGGGCGGATCGGGCTGGTTCGGCACCTGCCACTGGGGCCAGTGCTGGGCATTGCGCCCTTCAATTACCCGCTCAACCTGAGCTGCCATAAGCTTGGCCCGGCCATTGCCGCCGGGAACTCGTTCATTCTCAAGCCTGCCAGCAACACGCCGCTATCGGGCCTGCTGCTGGCGGAGATGGTGCTGGAAGCCGGTTACCCGCCGGAGGCGCTGAGCGTGGTGATCTGCCCCGGTTCGCGGGCAGAGAGACTCGTCCGCGACGAGCGCATCAAGTTCTTCACGTTCACCGGCAGCTCAGAGGTCGGCTGGTATCTTAAGAGTGTGGCCGGGCGCAAGCGCGTCGGGCTGGAGCTGGGGGGGAACGCGGCGGCGATCGTCCATGAGGACGCCAACATCGATTACGCTGTGCGGCGGATCGCTGTCGGCGGTTTCACCAACGCCGGGCAGAACTGCATCTCCGTGCAGCGTGTGCTGATCCATCGCCCGATCTACAACCAGACGCTGGAGCTGCTGCTGGAGCGGATCAGCCAGCTCAAGTTCGGTGATCCGCGCGACCCGACCGTGGAGGTCGGCCCGATGATCGATGCACGGGCGGCGCAGGAAGCTTACGCCAAGGTGCAGGAGGCGGTCGCCGCGGGCGCCCGGATTGCCCTGGGTGGGCGCTGTGAGGGGGCGATGTTCGAGCCGACTGTGCTGGTGGATACCACGCCGGATATGCGGGTCAACCGCGAGGAGTTGTTCGCGCCGGTGATCACGGTGACGCCGTACGAGGATTTCGAAGAGGCTATCCGCCTGGCCAATGACACGGACTACGGTCTGCAATCGGGCCTGTTCACCAACAACATGAACCGCATCATGCGCGCTTTTGAGGAGATCCAGGTTGGCGGGTTGCAGGTGAACGACGTCTCGACCTTTCGCATTGACCAGATGCCCTATGGCGGCGTCAAGGGGTCGGGTGTTGGCAGGGAAGGGCCGCGTTACGCCATCGAAGAGATGACCGAGATGAAGCTGATGGTGCTGAATCTGCCGGGCGGCCTCGAGGATTAG
- a CDS encoding carbohydrate ABC transporter permease — protein MADEKRGVVAFLTRRHGGRRIDLADVLTYLYLLAGVVVMFGPVVWLVMSSFKAQSNLFDFPPSFLPQKQDTVVVEGYEQPLPLYDITFADGTTRQLAQVRRVGLQVTMVDPAQPETEPLELNIRELAGRREVKRVFFDLSNYSGGVQSFPFFTYLRNSVVITVVATLVTLLINSMAAYGLSKFHYRGRDTIFLIMISTLMVPISVILIPAFLVITKVGWNNSLWGVIIPGAATPTGVFLLRQYMLTIPDELLESARIDGATEWRIYWQIILPLTSPALAVLTIFSVMWRWNDFLWPLIVLNRSELFTLQVGLNAFQGALNVQWHYILAMTVLTLLPITVVFALLQRYITTGIATTGMK, from the coding sequence ATGGCTGACGAAAAGCGCGGCGTAGTCGCCTTTCTGACCCGCAGACACGGTGGCCGCCGGATCGACCTGGCCGATGTGCTGACCTATCTCTACCTGCTGGCGGGCGTAGTGGTGATGTTCGGCCCGGTGGTCTGGCTGGTGATGTCGTCTTTCAAGGCGCAGTCTAACCTGTTTGACTTTCCGCCCAGTTTCCTGCCGCAGAAGCAGGACACGGTGGTCGTCGAAGGCTATGAGCAGCCGCTGCCGCTGTATGACATCACGTTTGCCGATGGCACCACCCGGCAGCTGGCCCAGGTGCGGCGGGTGGGACTGCAGGTGACGATGGTCGACCCCGCGCAGCCTGAGACTGAACCGCTGGAGTTGAACATCCGCGAACTGGCGGGGCGGCGGGAAGTCAAGCGGGTGTTCTTTGACCTGTCCAATTACAGTGGGGGCGTGCAGAGTTTCCCGTTCTTCACGTACCTGCGCAACAGCGTGGTGATCACGGTGGTGGCGACACTGGTCACGCTGCTGATCAACAGTATGGCGGCCTATGGCCTGAGCAAGTTCCATTACAGGGGCCGCGATACGATCTTCCTGATCATGATCAGCACGCTAATGGTGCCAATCTCCGTGATTCTGATCCCGGCCTTTCTGGTGATTACCAAGGTTGGTTGGAATAACAGCTTGTGGGGAGTGATTATTCCCGGTGCGGCCACGCCGACGGGCGTCTTCCTGCTACGTCAGTACATGCTAACTATCCCTGACGAACTGCTGGAGTCGGCGCGGATCGACGGGGCAACCGAGTGGCGCATTTACTGGCAGATCATCCTGCCACTGACTTCTCCGGCGCTGGCGGTGCTGACGATCTTCTCGGTGATGTGGCGCTGGAACGACTTCCTGTGGCCGCTGATCGTGCTCAACCGTTCGGAGTTGTTCACGTTGCAGGTTGGCCTGAACGCTTTTCAGGGTGCTTTGAACGTGCAATGGCATTACATCCTGGCGATGACGGTGCTCACACTGCTGCCGATCACGGTCGTGTTCGCGCTGCTGCAGCGCTACATCACGACCGGCATCGCCACCACGGGCATGAAGTAG
- a CDS encoding sugar ABC transporter permease: MAWIGRLLLKPFVALATLADVVLGPLQKLLGMQRMGYFFVLPNLLVFGIFILLPMLLNFYYGFTAGDSILPENRQFVGLANLESLFACQPTFLDPRSESFMNPSVCQQDRFWRAAGNTLTFVIFQVGVMVLFALVTALALNREVRGRGFFRSIFFYPVLLSPVVVALIWKWILQPEGVFNGILVGMGLERLPFLVEANWARLWVIVVSVWAQMGFHTLILLAGLQSIPHELYEAASMDGAGAWRSFRQITLPLLMPTMVVVLVLSLIRAVQVFDQVFVLTTGGPGTATLYMVQYIFQTAFDRQQFGLAAATSLVLAAVLFVLTLGQLRLGRTSEIA, translated from the coding sequence ATGGCCTGGATCGGTCGGCTGCTGCTCAAGCCGTTTGTGGCGCTGGCGACCCTGGCGGATGTCGTCCTGGGGCCGCTGCAAAAGCTGCTAGGCATGCAGCGGATGGGTTATTTCTTTGTCTTGCCTAATCTACTGGTCTTTGGCATTTTCATCCTGTTGCCGATGCTTTTGAATTTTTACTACGGCTTCACGGCGGGCGATTCCATCTTACCGGAGAACCGCCAGTTTGTGGGGTTGGCCAACCTGGAATCCCTGTTCGCCTGCCAGCCAACCTTCCTTGATCCGCGCAGCGAGAGCTTCATGAACCCCAGTGTCTGTCAGCAGGATCGCTTCTGGCGGGCGGCAGGCAACACGCTCACCTTTGTGATCTTTCAGGTGGGCGTCATGGTACTCTTCGCGCTGGTGACGGCGCTGGCGCTCAACCGTGAAGTCCGCGGGCGGGGGTTCTTCCGCAGTATCTTCTTTTACCCGGTGCTGCTCTCTCCGGTGGTGGTGGCCCTGATCTGGAAGTGGATTTTGCAGCCGGAAGGGGTCTTCAATGGCATCCTGGTCGGGATGGGCCTGGAGCGCCTGCCCTTCCTGGTGGAAGCGAACTGGGCGCGGCTGTGGGTGATTGTGGTCAGCGTGTGGGCGCAGATGGGCTTCCACACCCTGATTCTGCTGGCTGGCCTGCAATCTATCCCCCATGAGCTATATGAGGCGGCCTCGATGGATGGCGCAGGCGCCTGGCGTTCATTCCGCCAGATCACCCTGCCGCTGCTGATGCCGACGATGGTGGTGGTGCTGGTGCTGTCCCTGATCCGGGCGGTGCAGGTCTTTGACCAGGTGTTTGTCCTGACCACGGGCGGGCCGGGGACGGCGACGCTGTATATGGTCCAATACATCTTCCAGACAGCCTTTGACCGGCAGCAGTTCGGGCTGGCCGCGGCGACATCGCTGGTGCTGGCGGCAGTGCTCTTTGTCCTGACACTGGGCCAGCTCCGTCTGGGCCGGACAAGCGAGATCGCCTAG
- a CDS encoding extracellular solute-binding protein, whose product MKRTLLALLLVAALVVAALPALAQGDQVELRITWYNDGKEGEVLRDLLDRFEAENPGIRVVIDEVAYADLHTLLQAQVETGEAPDMARITFPNRFLGQYLDLSAYVADPQYWLDNIPEAVLGSMRQGAEDTGIYGYPTQFTVTGPFINVTLFEQAGVEIPPDDSTWEEWVAAATAVAEELSDAEFTIYPVAIDRTGHRFWGPSLSRCATYINEDGTFTVDSPGFRSTAEMIIGWHNDGLMPPDVWGGSAGNYVPAAPYFINGQLVLYMSGSWQVGNFATNIGDAFDWKVIPNPRGDCGATGVPGGALMVAFAGTEHPEEVGKVMDYLFSEEVIAEFYARTLFLPGHLGLIEKGIEYPSNNEALNAFAAMIPNLMEEAYALQYHPKGPDLNAAIRDRLSQVIAGEFTLDEAIERIQADMDALFAQ is encoded by the coding sequence ATGAAACGAACCCTTCTTGCATTGTTGCTGGTTGCCGCGTTAGTCGTGGCAGCGCTGCCCGCGCTGGCTCAGGGCGACCAGGTTGAGCTACGCATCACCTGGTACAATGACGGCAAAGAGGGCGAGGTCCTGCGCGACCTGCTCGATCGGTTTGAGGCGGAAAATCCAGGGATCAGGGTGGTCATCGATGAGGTAGCTTATGCTGACCTGCACACCCTGCTGCAGGCGCAGGTTGAAACCGGCGAAGCCCCGGATATGGCCCGCATCACCTTCCCCAACCGCTTCCTGGGCCAGTACCTTGATCTCTCCGCTTATGTCGCCGATCCACAGTACTGGCTGGACAACATTCCGGAGGCTGTGCTCGGCTCGATGCGTCAGGGGGCGGAGGATACCGGCATCTACGGTTACCCGACCCAGTTCACCGTGACCGGGCCGTTCATCAATGTCACCCTGTTCGAGCAGGCCGGCGTCGAAATCCCACCTGATGACTCGACCTGGGAGGAATGGGTGGCGGCGGCGACGGCAGTGGCCGAAGAGCTGAGCGACGCCGAGTTCACCATCTACCCGGTGGCGATTGACCGCACCGGGCACCGCTTCTGGGGGCCATCCCTGAGCCGTTGTGCGACCTACATCAACGAGGATGGCACCTTTACGGTCGATTCGCCGGGCTTCCGCTCTACGGCGGAGATGATCATCGGCTGGCATAACGATGGGCTGATGCCGCCGGATGTGTGGGGCGGCAGCGCGGGCAACTACGTCCCGGCTGCGCCGTATTTCATCAACGGGCAACTGGTACTGTATATGTCCGGCAGCTGGCAGGTGGGCAACTTTGCCACCAATATTGGCGACGCCTTCGATTGGAAGGTGATCCCCAATCCGCGCGGCGACTGCGGGGCGACTGGCGTGCCCGGCGGCGCGCTGATGGTGGCCTTTGCGGGCACCGAGCATCCGGAAGAAGTGGGGAAGGTCATGGACTACCTGTTCAGCGAAGAGGTGATCGCGGAGTTCTATGCCCGTACGCTCTTCCTGCCGGGGCATCTGGGTCTGATCGAGAAGGGCATTGAGTATCCCAGCAACAACGAAGCCCTCAACGCCTTTGCTGCGATGATCCCGAACCTGATGGAAGAAGCGTATGCGCTGCAGTACCACCCCAAGGGGCCGGATCTGAACGCCGCCATTCGCGACCGTCTGAGCCAGGTGATCGCTGGCGAATTCACACTGGATGAGGCGATCGAGCGCATCCAGGCGGATATGGACGCGCTGTTTGCCCAGTAG
- a CDS encoding L-fucose/L-arabinose isomerase family protein — translation MPAGRWQVGFVPVARTTFDIPLAVEVATRARARLAAANLALIGPETLVTTQEEALAAARMFAGQPLDALVIFQATFADSSMLMAVAERIDAPLLLWAVPEARTGGRLRLNSLCGINLAAHALKRAGRPYWHVYASPEDAASLELLQVLAAAGRAYRLLAQARIGRVGSPPDGFETCQVDFAVLEQRLGVRVVTVALEQVFKRVRAADGGQLDALEAWAGERLAGLQDLDRRAVRGTLATYAVLRQLAGQEGFSGLAVRCWPQFFTDLGCAACGALGMLNDDHLPAACEADINGAITQLILQWLSDSPAFDADLVAVDQEADAVVLWHCGKAPLSMCDPAYQPRGVVHSNRKLPLLLEFPLKPGRVTVARLSQATGDLRLVIGGGEILPAPPSFSGTSGLLRFDRPAMDVLDTVLREGLEHHLALTYGEHRAALTALAGLLGLPILSL, via the coding sequence ATGCCTGCGGGGAGATGGCAGGTCGGCTTTGTGCCGGTTGCCCGCACTACCTTTGACATCCCGCTGGCGGTGGAAGTGGCCACCAGGGCGCGCGCGCGATTGGCCGCGGCAAACCTGGCGCTGATCGGCCCTGAGACGCTGGTGACCACCCAGGAAGAAGCGCTGGCTGCAGCCAGGATGTTCGCCGGGCAGCCGCTGGACGCACTGGTGATCTTTCAGGCCACCTTCGCCGACAGTTCGATGCTCATGGCTGTGGCTGAGCGGATCGATGCGCCACTGCTGCTGTGGGCGGTGCCGGAGGCGCGTACAGGCGGACGGCTGCGGCTCAATTCGCTGTGCGGGATTAACCTGGCTGCGCACGCCCTCAAGCGGGCGGGCCGCCCTTACTGGCATGTCTACGCTTCTCCCGAGGACGCTGCCAGCCTGGAGCTGTTGCAGGTGCTGGCGGCGGCGGGGCGCGCCTACCGCCTGCTGGCCCAGGCGCGGATCGGGCGCGTCGGCTCGCCGCCGGACGGCTTCGAGACGTGCCAGGTTGATTTTGCCGTTCTGGAGCAGCGTCTGGGAGTCAGGGTTGTCACGGTGGCGCTGGAACAGGTATTTAAGCGGGTTCGCGCTGCTGATGGCGGGCAGCTTGACGCGCTGGAGGCATGGGCAGGGGAAAGGCTGGCCGGGCTGCAAGACCTGGATCGCAGGGCGGTGCGCGGGACGCTGGCGACATATGCTGTGCTGCGCCAACTGGCCGGTCAGGAAGGATTCAGCGGTCTGGCGGTGCGCTGCTGGCCGCAGTTCTTCACTGATCTGGGTTGTGCGGCCTGCGGGGCGTTGGGCATGCTCAACGACGATCATCTCCCGGCGGCCTGCGAGGCAGATATCAACGGGGCTATCACCCAGCTCATCCTGCAATGGCTGAGCGATTCCCCGGCCTTTGACGCCGATCTGGTGGCGGTTGATCAGGAGGCTGACGCTGTGGTGCTATGGCACTGTGGCAAAGCCCCCCTTTCGATGTGCGATCCGGCTTATCAACCGCGGGGTGTCGTCCATTCCAACCGCAAGTTGCCGCTGCTGCTGGAATTCCCGCTCAAGCCGGGGCGCGTGACCGTGGCCCGATTGAGCCAGGCGACCGGCGATCTGCGGCTGGTGATCGGCGGTGGCGAGATACTGCCTGCGCCGCCGAGTTTTTCCGGCACGTCGGGCCTGTTGCGTTTTGACCGTCCGGCAATGGATGTCCTGGATACGGTTTTACGTGAAGGGCTGGAGCATCATCTGGCGCTGACGTATGGCGAGCACCGGGCGGCGCTGACCGCGCTAGCCGGGCTGCTTGGCCTCCCGATTCTGTCGCTCTGA
- a CDS encoding ROK family transcriptional regulator: MILRRNPVGSSSSTIKPRNMSAVLLMLLRYGRISRVDLADLTGLSTTTITNLVTELIEAGIVAQEDQDQPLGRQRSVGRPRRQLHLVPDARYALGIHFGVGSIRVALTDLLAQPIAVDALEHPLDLPVAEVLAQTGALAQGLIRRNPQLDRSHILGLGVGASGLVDPLTGVNILAPNLNWHDVPLQDYFASKLHLPVTVDNNVRAMALGEALFGVGKDVYSLAFVYARVGVGAGIVVGGRLYYGGGAGAGEIGHMTILPEGGPRCRCGNSGCLETLISEPVILREAQAIVERNPGGLLARHWREGSGPLIERVFAAARAGDGASCDLLNRRAHYMGIALANLVNILNPELIVLGGILAQGQDLLLPVIRETMVQRAFARLGEKVALVPPSFNHQNAGVIGAAALALNRFFYQHYEGAA; this comes from the coding sequence ATGATTCTGCGGCGTAACCCGGTGGGCAGTAGCAGCAGCACGATCAAACCGCGCAACATGAGCGCTGTGCTGCTGATGCTTCTGCGCTACGGTCGGATATCGCGGGTTGACCTGGCTGATCTGACCGGTCTTTCCACCACTACCATCACTAACCTGGTCACTGAGCTGATCGAGGCTGGCATTGTCGCGCAGGAGGACCAGGATCAGCCGCTGGGGCGACAGCGTAGCGTCGGGCGACCGCGCCGCCAGCTGCATCTGGTGCCGGATGCGCGTTACGCCCTGGGCATCCATTTTGGTGTGGGTAGCATCCGGGTCGCGCTGACCGATTTACTGGCGCAACCGATCGCGGTGGATGCCCTGGAGCATCCGCTTGACCTGCCGGTCGCCGAGGTACTGGCCCAGACCGGTGCGCTGGCGCAGGGGCTGATCCGGCGTAACCCGCAGCTTGATCGCAGCCATATCCTGGGGCTGGGGGTGGGGGCCTCAGGGCTGGTCGATCCGCTGACCGGGGTCAACATCCTTGCCCCTAACCTGAACTGGCATGATGTGCCGCTGCAGGACTATTTCGCCAGCAAGCTGCATCTGCCGGTCACCGTTGACAATAATGTGCGGGCGATGGCGTTGGGGGAAGCGCTGTTTGGCGTCGGCAAGGATGTTTATTCGCTGGCGTTTGTTTATGCCCGTGTGGGCGTGGGCGCCGGGATCGTGGTCGGCGGGCGGCTCTACTATGGCGGCGGGGCCGGCGCTGGCGAGATCGGCCACATGACCATCCTGCCGGAGGGCGGCCCGCGCTGTCGGTGTGGCAACAGCGGTTGCCTGGAAACGCTGATCTCCGAGCCGGTTATTCTCCGGGAGGCGCAGGCTATTGTCGAGCGAAATCCCGGTGGACTGCTGGCCCGTCACTGGCGGGAGGGCAGCGGCCCGTTGATCGAGCGCGTCTTTGCTGCAGCGCGGGCAGGGGATGGCGCGAGTTGTGACCTGCTCAACCGGCGCGCCCATTACATGGGGATCGCGCTCGCCAACCTGGTGAACATCCTCAATCCGGAGCTGATCGTGCTGGGTGGTATCCTGGCCCAGGGGCAGGACCTGCTCCTGCCGGTGATCCGGGAGACGATGGTTCAACGCGCCTTCGCCCGGCTGGGTGAAAAAGTGGCGCTTGTGCCGCCCAGCTTCAACCATCAGAACGCTGGCGTGATCGGGGCGGCGGCGCTCGCCCTCAACCGGTTCTTTTACCAGCACTACGAAGGAGCGGCCTGA